Proteins from a genomic interval of Erwinia sp. SLM-02:
- the infA gene encoding translation initiation factor IF-1 yields MAKEDNIEMQGTVLDTLPNTMFRVELENGHVVTAHISGKMRKNYIRILTGDKVTVELTPYDLSKGRIVFRSR; encoded by the coding sequence ATGGCCAAAGAAGACAATATTGAAATGCAGGGTACCGTACTTGATACGTTACCTAACACCATGTTCCGCGTTGAATTGGAAAACGGTCACGTGGTTACCGCTCATATCTCCGGTAAAATGCGCAAAAACTATATCCGCATCCTGACGGGTGACAAAGTCACTGTAGAGCTGACCCCGTACGACCTGAGCAAAGGCCGCATTGTCTTCCGTAGTCGCTGA
- the aat gene encoding leucyl/phenylalanyl-tRNA--protein transferase, whose amino-acid sequence MRLIQLSRDSLNFPPPDMALREPNGLLAMGGDLSSARLLNAYHHGIFPWFSPGDPILWWSPDPRAVLPPEEFHLSRSMKRFHQKSPYSVTLNHCFSEVIAGCATDRDEGTWITPEVIQAWQTLHSQGHAHSVEVWQDDVLVGGMYGLALGQIFCGESMFSRSENASKTALLVFSGWFARQGGQLIDCQVLNPHTASLGAREISRAGYLQYVDDYARRALLTECWRPQRLFTRRC is encoded by the coding sequence ATGCGTTTGATCCAGCTATCGCGCGACTCGTTAAACTTCCCGCCGCCAGACATGGCGCTGCGGGAACCTAACGGACTCCTGGCAATGGGCGGCGATCTCAGTTCTGCCCGCCTGCTCAATGCCTATCATCACGGGATTTTCCCGTGGTTTTCGCCGGGCGATCCGATTCTGTGGTGGTCACCCGATCCCCGTGCGGTGCTGCCGCCGGAGGAATTCCACCTCAGCCGCAGCATGAAGCGCTTCCATCAAAAATCCCCCTATTCCGTTACGCTTAATCACTGTTTTTCAGAGGTCATAGCGGGCTGTGCGACCGATCGCGACGAAGGCACCTGGATCACGCCAGAAGTGATCCAGGCCTGGCAAACTTTGCATTCTCAGGGCCACGCGCATTCGGTTGAGGTCTGGCAGGACGATGTGCTGGTCGGCGGGATGTACGGCCTCGCGCTGGGGCAGATTTTTTGCGGCGAGTCGATGTTCAGCCGCAGCGAGAACGCGTCCAAAACGGCCCTGCTGGTATTCAGCGGCTGGTTTGCCCGGCAGGGCGGGCAATTAATTGACTGTCAGGTGCTTAATCCCCATACCGCCTCATTGGGCGCCCGGGAAATATCCCGTGCCGGCTATTTGCAGTACGTCGATGATTACGCGCGGCGTGCGTTGTTAACCGAATGCTGGCGACCTCAAAGGCTTTTTACTCGTAGATGTTAA
- the cydC gene encoding heme ABC transporter ATP-binding protein/permease CydC, whose product MKTLLPFLKLYRRHIWRLLFGMLLAAVTLLASIGLLTLSGWFLAATSLAGVAGIYSFNYMLPAAGVRGAAITRTVARYVERLVSHDGTFRVLQHLRVFTFSKLLPLSPAGIARFRQGELLNRLVADVDTLDHLYLRVISPLVGALVVIAVVTVGLSWLDVGLALTLAVLMLFTLLLLPPVFYRAGLPVGADLTRLRGQYRSGLTRWLQGQSELRLYGAAGQFRSALDGTERRWLDVQLRQASLTGLSQALVMLMGGIAVTLMLWLSAAGIGGDPHPGAYIALFVFCTLAAFEALGPVGTAFQHLGHVIASAQRVTQIIEQAPAVTFSATATQNARGAAVTLQDVSFRYASRDPLALDGVSLNIAAGEHIALLGRTGCGKSTLLQLLTRTWDPQQGEILLNGVPLPAWGEADLRSRTSVVTQRVHLFTSTLRDNLLLAAPGSSDEQLCDALHQVGLEKLLENDRGLNAWLGEGGRQLSGGELRRLGLARALLHNGDLMLLDEPTEGLDAETEQQILALLRKVAQGKTLIMVTHRLRGLANFDRICVMDNGRIIEQGDHQQLVADRGRYWTFLQRFAL is encoded by the coding sequence ATGAAAACTCTGCTGCCCTTTTTGAAGCTTTATCGTCGCCATATCTGGCGCCTGCTGTTTGGCATGCTGCTGGCCGCCGTTACGCTGTTGGCCAGTATCGGCTTACTAACGCTGTCGGGCTGGTTCCTTGCTGCCACCTCGCTGGCGGGCGTGGCGGGTATCTACAGCTTTAACTACATGCTGCCGGCGGCCGGCGTGCGCGGTGCTGCAATCACCCGCACCGTCGCACGCTACGTTGAGCGCCTGGTCAGCCACGACGGCACCTTCCGCGTTCTGCAGCATCTGCGCGTATTTACCTTCAGTAAGCTGCTACCCCTCTCCCCCGCCGGCATTGCCCGTTTCCGTCAGGGAGAGTTGCTCAATCGCCTGGTCGCCGATGTGGATACCCTTGACCACCTCTATCTGCGGGTGATATCCCCGCTGGTGGGTGCGCTGGTGGTCATTGCCGTGGTGACGGTTGGTTTGAGCTGGCTGGATGTTGGCCTGGCGCTCACCCTCGCCGTGCTGATGCTGTTCACCCTGCTGCTGCTTCCCCCGGTATTTTATCGCGCCGGGTTGCCTGTTGGCGCAGATCTGACCCGCTTACGCGGGCAGTATCGTAGCGGCCTGACGCGATGGTTACAGGGACAGTCCGAGCTGAGGCTGTACGGCGCTGCCGGCCAGTTCCGCAGCGCGTTGGACGGCACGGAACGCCGGTGGCTTGACGTGCAGCTGCGCCAGGCAAGTCTGACCGGCCTGTCGCAGGCGCTGGTGATGCTGATGGGCGGCATTGCCGTTACCCTGATGCTGTGGCTGAGCGCGGCCGGTATTGGTGGCGATCCTCATCCGGGTGCTTACATTGCCCTGTTTGTCTTCTGTACGCTGGCCGCCTTTGAGGCGCTGGGCCCGGTGGGAACCGCCTTCCAGCACCTTGGCCATGTTATCGCCTCCGCACAGCGGGTCACGCAAATTATCGAACAGGCACCGGCGGTGACCTTTTCCGCCACCGCGACGCAAAATGCTCGCGGCGCGGCGGTCACTCTGCAGGACGTCAGCTTCCGCTATGCCAGCCGCGATCCGCTGGCGTTGGACGGCGTTTCTCTCAACATCGCCGCCGGCGAGCACATCGCCCTGCTGGGCCGTACCGGCTGCGGTAAATCCACGCTGCTGCAGCTGTTAACCCGCACCTGGGATCCGCAGCAGGGCGAAATATTACTCAATGGCGTTCCACTGCCCGCCTGGGGTGAAGCCGACCTGCGTAGCCGCACCAGCGTGGTGACACAGCGCGTTCACCTGTTCACCAGTACGCTGCGTGATAATCTGCTGCTTGCCGCGCCGGGATCCAGCGACGAGCAGCTGTGTGACGCGCTGCATCAGGTCGGGCTGGAGAAACTGCTGGAAAACGATCGGGGGCTGAATGCATGGCTCGGTGAAGGGGGGCGTCAGCTGTCGGGCGGTGAGCTACGGCGTCTGGGCCTGGCCCGCGCGCTGCTGCACAACGGCGACCTGATGCTGCTGGATGAACCGACTGAAGGGCTGGATGCCGAAACGGAGCAGCAAATACTGGCGCTGCTGCGCAAGGTTGCCCAGGGTAAAACCCTGATCATGGTGACCCACCGCCTGCGCGGCCTGGCAAACTTCGATCGGATCTGCGTCATGGACAACGGCAGGATCATCGAGCAGGGCGATCATCAGCAATTAGTGGCAGACCGCGGCCGCTACTGGACATTTTTACAACGCTTTGCGCTATAG